Part of the Gemmatimonadales bacterium genome, CGCTGGCTGACGCTGCATCGGCCGGTGGGATATTCCTCGCTGGCCGCCGCCCCGATCCCGTGACGGCCGTCCAGGCGCACCTGCTCTGCCTTGGTCTGGTGGCGATCGATCTGCTGGCCCGGGCATGGCGCATTCAGTGGATCGTCCGCGGTCTGGGATATCGCATCAGCCTGGGCGATTCCTTCGTGCTGAACGCTTTCGGCGACGCCGCGTGCGCCCTGACGCCCCTTCGCATCGGCGGCGAGCCCGCCCGGCTCGCGGGAATGCTCCGCACCCGGGTGCCGGCCACGGCGGCGTTCGTGGCCATCAGCCTTGAGGTGCTGGCCGGCTGGCCCGTGGTGATCGTGGCCGCTGGATGGTGGATCTGGCGCTTTGCGCCCGAGTGGTGGCTGCTGGCGGGACCCCGGCTGAGCGCCGCGGCGGAGCACGCCTGGCCCTGGGTGGTGCTGGTGGCGGTCGTGAGTCTCCTGGCTTGGCGCGCGGCGCGCCGCGTGGCGTCTCCCGCCACCCGCCAGCTCCGCCGGCCGGTGAAGCGGGCGCTGGTCTACTGGCGGCGAATGCCGCTCTGGCCTCTGCTGGCCAGCATTCCCCTGAGCCTGATCAACCTGGTCACCCGAGTTGCGCTGCTCCCCGTGCTGGCCCTGACGTTGCCCAGCCCCCCCGAGCTCGGCCCGCTCATGGTGGGCTCGTTCGCGCTGCTGTACAGCCAGCTCGTCCTGCCGACCCCCTCGGGCGCGGGGGCCGTCGAGCTGGGATTCCTGGGCGGTGCGGCCGGTGACCTGGGCGAGCAGGAGGGCTG contains:
- a CDS encoding lysylphosphatidylglycerol synthase transmembrane domain-containing protein; protein product: MTAVQAHLLCLGLVAIDLLARAWRIQWIVRGLGYRISLGDSFVLNAFGDAACALTPLRIGGEPARLAGMLRTRVPATAAFVAISLEVLAGWPVVIVAAGWWIWRFAPEWWLLAGPRLSAAAEHAWPWVVLVAVVSLLAWRAARRVASPATRQLRRPVKRALVYWRRMPLWPLLASIPLSLINLVTRVALLPVLALTLPSPPELGPLMVGSFALLYSQLVLPTPSGAGAVELGFLGGAAGDLGEQEGWLLLAWRFYTNGIGVLLGIALAARVYGWPALRRLAGRWGHAD